The region AATTGGTTAATAATGAATAAATAAACATGCGATACTCGTATGGATTAGTGTCGTAATTCATATAAAAATCACGCAATGTTGCTACATTAAACACTAAAATTTGTGGTTCATATAAGAAACGCGTTCTTAAATCACAACTCATAACCGTTGTTCGATAATCCGGTTCTTTAAAGTATTCTAACTTATACTCGACTAACGCTTTTTCAGCCTCTATTAAATCATAGGGTAACTTATAATAAGGATCGTAAGTTGTATCATTTATTAAGAATTTTAAGCTAAAGTCTTGGGCATGAATCACTGAATTATTGATAAATAAAATTCCAAATACCGCTGTTAATCCCAACGTTAAAATAGTCTTGGCTTTAATAGATTTCATCAATGAAACATAAAACTTTACCCCGACTGCAAATGTTATCAATGAGAATAATAAAATTGTTGTTCGCCCATAAACAATTCCCGTTAAATACTTGCTAATAAACGGAGCCACAAATGGGTTATAGAAGAAGATTAAAGTTCCGACTAAAATGACTTTATATAAGCGATATTCTTCCACCTCACAACGATAGCATAAGACTCCGATAAGTAACGCCCACCCCACAAGGGTATAAATCACTTTTAAAGGTAATAAAATCGCTTGGTAAGAAATAAAACTTTTTTCTGTAAAATAGGTGATTCCATTAATATAATCCGGAATAAAAGATGCCATTGAAACTGGTGAGGCAATGCCCTTAAGTGTCATCACTATAGAGATTAAAAGAATACTAGCTAGTAACAAAATTAAGGCAAATCGCATGATTTTTTTCATTATATTTGAAAATTTTTGAACAAGCCAATAGATTAGAGGATAAAGAACGACCAAAATAATGGTCGCAATCAAAGCAAAAAGCATAGACATGGTAGATATAATTCCGATCACATAAAAAGCTAATGGAATACTTAATGTTACAGGCAATTTCAAATTAGGCTGCTTTGCGATAAACACTTCAAATCCTAGCAATAAAAGAACTAACATTCCCCCCACAAATAACCCAGTTGATTGAACCGAATAATGACTAAACATTAAGATGATAAGAGAGAGGATTGACCAAGGCGTTTCTTTTTCTCGACTCGCCACATAAATCCAAATCAAGTAAATCATTATAAAGGGTCTAAACTGATTGCCATAATAAGAATAAATCATCCCCGATAACGTATCATTCACTAAACAGAATAATCCGCCTACTAGCACCCA is a window of Turicibacter sanguinis DNA encoding:
- a CDS encoding DUF6077 domain-containing protein encodes the protein MINSIIAMTVFILVLSYAIGKIVSMKLNLSEKLPYAIPLGFFIILGLHQIITLPVMIWHLSSQVLVILTVILGIVLSGYALFKIKLWYRLTWQLDYILIVIMAGVLIYFYANVDSLNYSGEDFNFYIPFVGSNVNAMQVNMINPWSGETGVLNWIYNFQGYYLFLSALSQLLNVDYMLVTLWLPSIIFLIIMPLCLFNAVHYYFKDTHWFMKWVLVGGLFCLVNDTLSGMIYSYYGNQFRPFIMIYLIWIYVASREKETPWSILSLIILMFSHYSVQSTGLFVGGMLVLLLLGFEVFIAKQPNLKLPVTLSIPLAFYVIGIISTMSMLFALIATIILVVLYPLIYWLVQKFSNIMKKIMRFALILLLASILLISIVMTLKGIASPVSMASFIPDYINGITYFTEKSFISYQAILLPLKVIYTLVGWALLIGVLCYRCEVEEYRLYKVILVGTLIFFYNPFVAPFISKYLTGIVYGRTTILLFSLITFAVGVKFYVSLMKSIKAKTILTLGLTAVFGILFINNSVIHAQDFSLKFLINDTTYDPYYKLPYDLIEAEKALVEYKLEYFKEPDYRTTVMSCDLRTRFLYEPQILVFNVATLRDFYMNYDTNPYEYRMFIYSLLTNSKSWAEEEPSVYNDLERRMRAYTIEFVIVPADGDPLLYETLGSFANRIYINNSYVVYHISYLNQ